Sequence from the Priestia megaterium genome:
GTATCAAGAAACGAGTCTTTGTGGTCGACTCTTCCTCGCTGTTTAATGCTTTTTGTATGATAAAGAAGCTGTTCGGAAAATGTAGTCTTTCCTGCATCAACATGCGCTACAATACCGATCGTTTTGTTAGAGTGTTTCATTGTTAAATCCCACCTTACTGCTGTATGTATAGCTGTTACTCTCTATTCTATAATAACCGTAAGAAAAAGTGGACGACAAAGACCTAGAGCTGCTCACATCAAAAAAGAATGCGTGATTAAACATCGCATTCTTTTTTTTGTACGGCGTTTGGTATCATTTTTGCTTTTCGCTATAAAAATAGCTGCTATAAGGCATCCAATTCCAGCTAAATGCATGATGTTATTACCTATTGCGCCTAGACTGTTACTGGTCAACCCAACTAAAATGCTACCAAATATAATCAACAAAACAGCAAGCATGAACTTCATTTTTTTCACTCTCCGTTAGTAAGTTATTAAATATGATTTGCATACGGATCATATAAACCAGTAAGTAATAAGAGACTTGCTGATAAAATCAATGTTCCTGCTATTAACAAACTGTTGCTACATACCTTTTTTCTCTTTTTGCGTAAAAGCATTCCTGATATAAGAAATAGTAATGCGACAGATAGCAGAATCAATCCTATACCAATATTCACTATTTCTTTCGCTCCCTTGCGAATGTACTCATTAACATCTAGTTAACCATAATACTATTATGAAAATTAAAGTAAAAACGTTCATGACATCATATCCCAATTGATTTATATGTTATCATACATAATTTGTTAAAAATATATTTTTTCACCTTTTACAATCGAAAAGCAGCCTCTTTACTACGAGACTGCTTTTTTAATGACAACTGATGAAAACTGATTAAGAAGCTTTTTTTAATTGTTCTTTTTGTTTCTTTTGATAAGAAGAAAAATAAATAAGGCCTACAAATACAGCTCCTCCTATCATATTTCCAATAAAGGTAGGAACAATATTTGTAATAAAATCAATCCATGTAAAGTGACCTGCAAAAATGGCAGCGGGAATAATAAACATATTGGCTACAACGTGCTGAAAGCCAATCGCAACAAAAGCCATGATCGGAAACCAAATCCCAAGAATTTTACCCGTAACGTCGTCAGCACCGTATGAAAGCCAAATTGCTAAACATACAAGCCAGTTGCAGCCCACAGCAGAAATAAGCGTTTTAAAAAATGATTCATCAATTTTAGCTTGAGCAATTGCTACCGTTTTATCTAAAAAAGGACCCGTTTCTGTTAAACCTACAATATGTCCAAAGAAATACGCAATAAATACGGCTCCTAAAAAGTTAGCAAGCGTAACCCAAAACCAGTTATGAAGCAACTGACGAAGCGGAATTTTTCTTGCATACAGGGCAATGGAAACAGACATCATATTCCCTGTAATAAGCTCTGCTCCCCCAAGTACGACCAGCATAAGACCTATAGGAAAGACTGCCCCTCCTAAAAGATTCGATAAACTTCCCCATTCAGCTGGTAAATTACCAATGACGCGCACATCTAGTAAAAAACCAAGCGCAATAAACGCGCCTCCTAAAAACCCAAGCATGAGAATGGAAGAAAGGGATAGCTTCGTTTTTGAAACCCCCGCTTCTAAAGCGATGTTTAACATTTTATCCGGCTTGTGAAATGCCATAAAACTCCTCCTTAACTAAAAAAGGCAGCACTCAAAAACACCTTTTACACAAGGTTTTTGAATGCTGCCTAATAATCCTGCACTTTCTTTACAGTATATCAGTCATCATTATCTATAATAAAATCAAATAAAAAACAAGCAGATCCTACTTCTCTTTCATTTAATTAAATTATGTATTTTACGTTGTTCTACTGAATATTGGTTTCAAACACAAACACAGAAACAGCAATATCTTCTTCTACTTTGATATCGGAAAATAAGTAATCCAGCTTAGCTCCTAACAAGTCTTCAAGCCCCTCTGGAGGAGATGAAGCATAAAGGTTTTGAATAAGCTTTGTTCTTGCCATATGTACCGTCTCTTTACCTTCGGTTGTTCTCGCGATAAATTGTTCAGCTGGCGTTAAGTTGCCGTACAAAGTTGAAATAGCCATGTTTTGAACGAATACAGTATGAATTCGTTCTGGACCTTTTCCAAAAAGTTTTTTGCGCAGCTTTCGGATAATATCATTAAAATCATGTATTTTTTTAGACACTGGTGTATGCCTCCGCTTATCTCGAGTATGTCTATCCTGCTCATTCAAGTTTTCAACTAAGAATAAGTTACATTATACATGACGACGTTTACATTGTATACAATGTATCTGTTTTATCCCCGTTAATCCAAACAATCGCAAAACCATTACGAAATGATAAAAAAATCCTTCACTTATTAAAGTGAAGGATTACCTTTATATCTCTACTTAAAGGTTACAAATGGATTCTCAGTTATCAAAGAAATAACTAAGAACTTTGACAAGATAGCATGTCAAAATAGTCAAGTGGTATGTTTGTACCAGTAGTTAATGCTATCACGTTAAAGTCATGGAATCCAATTAGTTTACTTTCATAATACTTTATTTAATTTAAATATTCTTTTTTGATAGGTAACCCTTAATCTTCATCACGATCTGCTCTAAATTCATCATCAGATAATGAATTTAGTTGATGGCTAAGCTTTTCGTAGTTATCTTGTTTTTGGTTTTGTTGTACATCATTAGATATAGGAGCTTCACTAGAAACAGTAGATTTTTTTCTAGTCTCTTCGCCTCCGCTAACTCCAAACCCAACATTGTTATCTGTCATCGGATTCACCTCTTTAACTGTTATTATGGAGAATTTCTCTAAAAAAATAACAGGAAACAAAAGGAATTCCCACTTAGCTAACAGCGGTCCAAGCTTCCTTACTTAAACCAAATCGTATTTAAATAAGAAAATGCCCCGCTTTAACTCCATAGGCAATACCGATAAAAAAACTTGCTATACCTAGTGTTTGACTTTTACATACATACTTTATAGTTAAGCCTGGAATCAGACCCCATATAATGATGAAAATAGCGAACGATACTATAATAGAAGACCATGCATCTTGCCCTGATATACTTATACCTTGCATAAACGTTTCTCCTTTCAGTACTTATATCGGGAGAACATAAATTTTTTATAGTATCTTATAATACGAACTAAAAAATTCAACCGACCTGTCCATATATGCTTTTACAGCGAATGGTGGCGTTCAAGCTCAACTGTTTTTGGTTTTTGCCATATTAATACCCCTGCCGCTACGTACATAAACGAAGTGATGTAAAAAAGGCTTCCGATTGTAAGAAAATCAATGATATACCCTGTTGCAATCACGGCTAAAGCTGCCCATATAGAGGTCCATAAATGATAGTGTCCTACTTGCTTTCCCGTATGAGCACGATCTGTCTGCCTAGATAACGCTATTTTTTCTGCTGTTTTTTGAAGAGCTCCAAGCAGCCCCATTATAACTTGAATGATATACACCTGTGTGATAGTTGTTAGAACGGGAATCACAAGCATAACAACTGCCATCCCAAACGTATATAAAATGAGCAAACGCTTTTCTCCTACTCTGTCACTCCATGAACCGATTAAAGGGTGACTCAAAGCTGCGGTTAAAGCGAAAATTCCGTAAGCTAAGCCAAATTGTGAATAACTATCGCCAAGATTTCGAAGCAGTAAAAGGTAAAAAGGAAAAACAATACTGCTTGCGGTAATCATCAGGCTTTGGGAATGTAAGAGTTGTTTGTACGTCATTTTCCATACTCCTTATAAAATAAATTAACGAACGTTTCGTTTGGATCATATTTTCTTTTTAAATTTAAAAAGGCGGTTGTATGAGGGTAAGCCTCTTCTAATTGCTTCTTGCTTGGGTAGCCGTAGTAAGGCAAGTAATAGCTTCCCTGATGCTGCAGCGTCACATCCACCATTTTTCTGACAACTCTTTGTGTATCAGCCATGCCTTGATTGTCTTTTTTCTGGTTAATAAGTAAAACGAGAGCAAACATATCGTCTTTTGCATAAGACATGACTGCTTTATTGTCTTTTTCTACATAGCGAACAGTAATGTTCAGTAAATTTAATTTCTCTGTTGCTAACACTTCGCGTAAATCATCGATGTAAGAAGCAAATTCATCAACCGGAACGAAGTATTCCTGTAAAACTTCCGTCCGGCTAGCACTTTCGTATTCCATAAAATCACTTTCAGAACGCATAACATTATTTCTTGTTTCAAGCCGTCCATTTTGTTTTAAGAAATAAGCCTTTTGTGTTTCCCACAGCATATCTTTGCCCCAGTCGCTATACCGAGACAGCCCTAGCATAAATTTAGGAAGTGCCACTATTTTTTCTGTCTTGAGCGGTTCTTTTACAGTAGAAGTATTCTGAGAAGATAAGCGATAGTTTGTGACGTACATATCTGTTAGCAATTGATTAGGAGAAACCGAAATACGCGCCATATGCATACGAACGTCAGAGTTATGCTGTACGTAGTTTTTAAAATACGCTGTGTACTGCCTATAATCTAAGCGAATAATTTCATCTTCGTACCATTCATCGTCCGTCAAACGAAGCGTCACATCTAAAATGACCCCAAATAACCCGTACCCTCCGTTTACTAAAGAAAACAGCTCAGGGTGTTTCGTCCGGCTAATTTCGATAATGGATCCGTCCGCCTGCAGGAGACGCATAGATTTTACCGTATCCATTAAAGAACCGTATCGAATATCTCTGCCGTGTACGTTCACGCTAATAGAACCTCCAACGGTAAAAATATTTTGTGATTGCATAACCTGAAGAGCAAGACCGTCTTTATGTATATATTGCTGAATATCATTCCACGTTGTCCCGCTTTGAACCGTAATTTCTTTTTGACCAGGTTTGTAATCTATAATTTTATTGTACTGCTTCATATCAAGTAAAATAGCATTAGGATAGTACGTCTGCCCTCCTTGGCTGTGCTGCATGCCTGCAATCGCTATTTTTTCATGATGCTGTGAAGCGGTTTTCACCCAATCTTTCAGCTGTTTTTCAGTTGTTCCATGCTTTATTTCTTTGACTTTTGTAGGAAGAAGCCGTGCAACATCCCGCGTTACAGGATGGATCTGCTGCTGTTTATAAATATGATAGGAGGCATATGAACCTACTAGATAAAAAGATAAAAAAGTTCCTAACAACACGTTTTTTTTCATTCTAAACTGTGAACTCCTTTCTTTATTTCTGTGAAATTATACCATATAAAAAGTGAAATAACACTATAAAAGTGTAATTTTACACTACATTATAACTTATTTCGAGAAATCATACGGAAAAAATTGTAATTTAACCTTATTGAAACAAAAAAAAGAAAAGACCTAGTGTCTTTTCTTTTTTTGTTTTTTATTTTTCAGCTTCGTATGCAACTAAAGCCACTCTTTTTCCTAACGTTTGTTGAAACTGCTCTTCTAGCTGTTTAAGCTTCGCATGCATATCATCGTTAATTGAAGCTGGCTCAAAGGTCATTTTTGTTTGCTCCATCAGATACTGTCACCTCTTTCATATGTGTATGTTCTACTTTTTCCAATATAAAAGAGGTCTATGACGATTTGACGAAAGTTTACAAATTAAATTTGCTAATGAGCGCTGTTAATTGTTCTGCCATTTGAGACAGAGATTGTGCGGAAACAGCAATTTCCTCCATTGAAGCTAGCTGTTCTTCAGTTGATGCAGCCACTTCTTCAACCGCTGCTGAAATTTGCTGAGCAGTCGCAGCAACTTCTTCTACTTGCGGAGTCGTTTCATTCATGCTGCTTAGAATTTGTTCGAACTTTTGAATAGCCGTTTGTGAAATTGTTCGTCCTTCTTCAACTTTGTTTGTAACTTGCTCCATTGTATGTACAGATTCCTGAGTATCTTGTTGAATAGCTTGAATAAGTTCAGAAATTTGAGACGCGGACACTTGTGATTGTTCTGCCAGCTTTCTCACTTCCGCTGCTACAACGGAAAAACCTTTTCCATGTTCTCCAGCTCGTGCCGCTTCGATTGCAGCATTTAAGGCTAGTAAATTTGTTTGAGCAGCAATACCGCTGATTACTTCTAAAATGGTTCCAACTTCTTTTGAACGTTGAAACAAAGTACGAATCGTTGTATTAGATAGCTCGACGGATTGAGAAATGGATTCCATTTGTTCGACCGTTTCTCTCACGGCTTTTCCGCCTTCTACAGCTTCAGACGTTGTGTGATTTGATAGCTGTGAAACAATTTCTGTACGCTGAGCAATGGTAGAAACTCCTTGTACAATCTCATCTAAAGAAGCTGCATTTTGGTCAATAACAGCCGTTTGTTTTTCCGCACTAGAAGCCACTTCTTGTATCGCAACCGATACTTGTTCACTCGCAGCGCTCGTTTGCTGTGAGCTGGCCGTTAGCTCTTCTGAAGAAGCAGCCACTTGTTCTGCACTCATTTCAACATTTTGAATTAATGTGCGAAGATTGTTTTGCATCTGACTAAAAGCATACCCTAACTCGCCGATTTCATCCTTTGAATTGACGGTAATCGCTGTTGTCAGATCTCCTTCACTAACACGCAGAGCCTGATTCTTAAGCTGTTTGAGCGGTTTAATAATCGATTGTAACACCATAAAAATGGTAAGACTCCCGATTATCAGACAAGCTACGATAATGAATAGCGTTTTATAAAAGATAGGCTGTGCTGCTTCACTCACTTCCGATGAATACATAGTGCCTGCAACTTTCCAGCTCGTTGTTTTATTTGTCGTAAAGACCATCTTTTTTTCATCACCGTTAAAGGTATATTCAAAAGACCCGGAGCTCTTTGCATAAAGCTTATCAAAAAGAGAATCTGTAGCTTTTGTGCCTGCTTTTTCTGTAGGGTGAACAATATATTTTCTTTCTCCATCTAAAAGAAATGGATATCCTTTTTCTCCAATTTTTACTTTGCTGACAGCTTTATTGATGCGGCTTATATCTAAATTCAAAGCAATAACCCCGGTACCATCCGCCGTTGTTTTCGCTACAGTAATAACGGTCTGACCTGTAGAGGCTGATGGATAAGGTTCAGTGACAACTGTTTTTCCTTTGTTTTGCATGGCTAGCTTGTACCAATCTCGTTTTCTGGGATCATAGCCTGCTTGTATCACTTTTTTAGGCGATTGAATAAACTTCCCTTGCTGATTTCCTGTAAAAATGCTGATGGCTTCTGGATGAAGCGAAGCATATAAGTTAAAATCTTTGCTTAAAGTAGCCATATCTTTTTCATTGTAGCGCTCGTTGTTTACCACTGACGCAAAAAACTCTACATCATGAATTTTTGGTCCAATGGTGTCGTCAATCACTGAATTAATGGACTGTACATTTTGCTGTGCTGAGTTAATAATTTGGTTTTCAATTTCATGTTTCGCTGTTATGTAAGCTGATACACCTATCGTAACAGATGGCACTAATAAGATCGCTGCAAATGCTAGCACCAGCTTTGTCTTAAAGTTATTAAGGGACCTTTTTTTTCTTACTCTCTCCATGCTATGTAGCCTCTCTCTCTGTAGTTAACAGTAGTCGTGCACTTTCTTTCTATCGGCAAGACTTCATATTCCTTTAGTCATCGAGTGTATACATAATTAACAATGGGTGTGAAAAGATAAGAGTACGATAAAAAAAGTAGGTGATTTTAATGGAAGAAAGTAAAAACAGCAAGTCTTTTTCAATGTTTGAAAAAGAAAAGGTTCAGCGCGGGGAAGAAAAAGATATTTTTAATATCTATAAAGAAGGAGTAAAAATTGCAGAAGTAAGAGGAACGGATCCTCAAACTCAGCAGGTTATTCCGATGCATGACTTAAATGATTACGAAGAAAATAAGCTTCACGAATATATTGCTCATTTAGACCATACAACGTAAAAATGCTAAAACAAGAGTCCGCTCTTGTTTTAGTCTTTAGAATCATAAAAAACATGTTCAAAATGCAGCGTGTTTTTTTGTATGTACAGCACTCCAAACGAAAATTGTTTCTCGCGCCGCTTGTCAGTAGCAGATCCTGG
This genomic interval carries:
- a CDS encoding formate/nitrite transporter family protein; this encodes MAFHKPDKMLNIALEAGVSKTKLSLSSILMLGFLGGAFIALGFLLDVRVIGNLPAEWGSLSNLLGGAVFPIGLMLVVLGGAELITGNMMSVSIALYARKIPLRQLLHNWFWVTLANFLGAVFIAYFFGHIVGLTETGPFLDKTVAIAQAKIDESFFKTLISAVGCNWLVCLAIWLSYGADDVTGKILGIWFPIMAFVAIGFQHVVANMFIIPAAIFAGHFTWIDFITNIVPTFIGNMIGGAVFVGLIYFSSYQKKQKEQLKKAS
- a CDS encoding DUF2294 domain-containing protein, with the protein product MSKKIHDFNDIIRKLRKKLFGKGPERIHTVFVQNMAISTLYGNLTPAEQFIARTTEGKETVHMARTKLIQNLYASSPPEGLEDLLGAKLDYLFSDIKVEEDIAVSVFVFETNIQ
- a CDS encoding MFS transporter, translating into MTYKQLLHSQSLMITASSIVFPFYLLLLRNLGDSYSQFGLAYGIFALTAALSHPLIGSWSDRVGEKRLLILYTFGMAVVMLVIPVLTTITQVYIIQVIMGLLGALQKTAEKIALSRQTDRAHTGKQVGHYHLWTSIWAALAVIATGYIIDFLTIGSLFYITSFMYVAAGVLIWQKPKTVELERHHSL
- a CDS encoding FAD-binding oxidoreductase produces the protein MKKNVLLGTFLSFYLVGSYASYHIYKQQQIHPVTRDVARLLPTKVKEIKHGTTEKQLKDWVKTASQHHEKIAIAGMQHSQGGQTYYPNAILLDMKQYNKIIDYKPGQKEITVQSGTTWNDIQQYIHKDGLALQVMQSQNIFTVGGSISVNVHGRDIRYGSLMDTVKSMRLLQADGSIIEISRTKHPELFSLVNGGYGLFGVILDVTLRLTDDEWYEDEIIRLDYRQYTAYFKNYVQHNSDVRMHMARISVSPNQLLTDMYVTNYRLSSQNTSTVKEPLKTEKIVALPKFMLGLSRYSDWGKDMLWETQKAYFLKQNGRLETRNNVMRSESDFMEYESASRTEVLQEYFVPVDEFASYIDDLREVLATEKLNLLNITVRYVEKDNKAVMSYAKDDMFALVLLINQKKDNQGMADTQRVVRKMVDVTLQHQGSYYLPYYGYPSKKQLEEAYPHTTAFLNLKRKYDPNETFVNLFYKEYGK
- a CDS encoding methyl-accepting chemotaxis protein; this encodes MERVRKKRSLNNFKTKLVLAFAAILLVPSVTIGVSAYITAKHEIENQIINSAQQNVQSINSVIDDTIGPKIHDVEFFASVVNNERYNEKDMATLSKDFNLYASLHPEAISIFTGNQQGKFIQSPKKVIQAGYDPRKRDWYKLAMQNKGKTVVTEPYPSASTGQTVITVAKTTADGTGVIALNLDISRINKAVSKVKIGEKGYPFLLDGERKYIVHPTEKAGTKATDSLFDKLYAKSSGSFEYTFNGDEKKMVFTTNKTTSWKVAGTMYSSEVSEAAQPIFYKTLFIIVACLIIGSLTIFMVLQSIIKPLKQLKNQALRVSEGDLTTAITVNSKDEIGELGYAFSQMQNNLRTLIQNVEMSAEQVAASSEELTASSQQTSAASEQVSVAIQEVASSAEKQTAVIDQNAASLDEIVQGVSTIAQRTEIVSQLSNHTTSEAVEGGKAVRETVEQMESISQSVELSNTTIRTLFQRSKEVGTILEVISGIAAQTNLLALNAAIEAARAGEHGKGFSVVAAEVRKLAEQSQVSASQISELIQAIQQDTQESVHTMEQVTNKVEEGRTISQTAIQKFEQILSSMNETTPQVEEVAATAQQISAAVEEVAASTEEQLASMEEIAVSAQSLSQMAEQLTALISKFNL